A window of Chaetodon auriga isolate fChaAug3 chromosome 2, fChaAug3.hap1, whole genome shotgun sequence contains these coding sequences:
- the LOC143331719 gene encoding proline-rich transmembrane protein 3, with protein MGRSSLLFVMLTVSLSSLGSLNQTSRSLDNSDSAKMTQSTGRNNNAPDSLSSEVIFHSAGSSDSLEGSGESVNSAATQKIINRAVIPKQPRQAGNEKRSGPGITLTTTPALSPHLSEDHDQAADRANTSITGSTHSSVHMISEEALSHRTAEGQLKESHTSTVKDDFLDGADSHRLLIQNNVFISMMDQNQSGPGGPCVLGLSPCVLPNFNGTNLLWDDMRRTLTFAWELHVFGSASLFILMAVLAVMGMAGACTLPHPVCDALTLANSLLVLGGTLRGVLLLLDPYGTRQILSRATLTALHNVPLQLLLWAQVALALVTLRGSNLLLFPPKLKRPWMVGGLAISHCTPLLLADLFSPTLSPALPLLLQTLSLCWGLPFCMGILPKSCSRLHPFLRSTVPQWVPSQRIEMRAKQVTAVCAFLGVLCCSLQMYSLLWLYGLLGNWRRFGWGWWLSQFWARILELAWGFSLLVLGSWIFWMPSRGHLRGDQGQSRSEVSKGAEETSFWGRVLASIRTGPLRKSEKTWEDLMPSNWAQYNLSRAGFSNNIMCPYDDQSSTVIPENKPDPVSNSNSNSQAALLWQKVGERECILSLIEFDMRPPSPINLRRSIDNALHHGQLVAGGLFTPPPPSWTHSVGRDNTDGDGGTTTFPPAYVGWTLDTDSVSASLDHFQVQSPSAITDYSGGDGSPVTVNQGEEFKSAFSAVMHQHDLSDDDVTDL; from the exons ATGGGGCGTTCATCTTTGCTCTTCGTCATGCTgactgtgtctctctcctcacttgGAAGCCTAAATCAAACTTCTCGTTCACTGGACAACTCTGATTCAGCGAAAATGACTCAAAGCACAGGCAGAAACAACAATGCTCCAGACAGTTTGTCCAGTGAAGTCATATTTCAttcagcaggcagcagtgacTCTTTGGAGGGCAGTGGAGAGAGTGTCAACAGcgcagcaacacagaaaatCATCAATCGTGCCGTCATTCCAAAACAGCCCAGGCAAGCCGGCAATGAAAAGCGCTCTGGTCCTGGAATCACATTAACTACGACACCTGCACTGAGTCCACACCTCTCAGAGGATCATGACCAAGCAGCTGACAGAGCTAATACTTCAATTACAGGATCCACTCACTCCAGTGTGCACATGATCTCAGAGGAAGCTCTCAGCCACAGAACAGCTGAGGGACAGTTAAAAGAGAGTCATACATCCACAGTAAAAGATGATTTTCTCGATG GAGCAGACAGCCATAGACTCCTCATCCAAAACaatgtgtttatttccatgATGGACCAGAACCAGTCAGGACCCGGAGGTCCTTGTGTGCTCGGACTTAGTCCTTGTGTTCTTCCAAACTTTAATGGCACTAATTTGCTGTGGGATGACATGAGGCGCACATTGACGTTTGCCTGGGAACTACATGTCTTCGGATCTGCCAGCCTTTTCATATTGATGGCAGTCCTGGCAGTTATGGGAATGGCTGGTGCATGCACTCTTCCTCATCCTGTCTGTGATGCCCTGACTCTGGCAAATAGTCTCCTGGTCCTGGGTGGTACTCTACGTGGTGTCCTCCTCCTACTTGATCCTTATGGTACCCGTCAGATCCTGTCTCGTGCTACTCTGACAGCACTCCACAatgttcctctgcagctccttctgtGGGCACAGGTCGCACTTGCTCTGGTCACACTCAGAGGGTCGAATTTATTACTTTTCCCACCAAAGCTAAAGCGCCCATGGATGGTTGGAGGGCTGGCTATATCACATTGCACCCCATTACTTTTAGCGGACCTTTTCTCTCCAACTTTGTCCCCTGCTCTCCCACTGTTGCTACAgaccctctccctctgctggggTCTCCCATTCTGCATGGGAATCCTCCCTAAGTCTTGTTCTCGTCTACATCCCTTTCTCAGGTCCACTGTCCCTCAGTGGGTGCCCTCACAGAGGATTGAAATGCGTGCAAAGCAAGTAACAGCAGTGTGCGCCTTCCTCGGTGTTCTCTGCTGTAGCCTTCAGATGTACAGTCTCCTCTGGCTTTATGGGCTGCTAGGAAACTGGAGGCGCTTTGGTTGGGGCTGGTGGCTCAGTCAGTTTTGGGCCAGAATTCTTGAATTAGCTTGGGGATTCTCGTTGCTTGTCCTGGGATCCTGGATCTTCTGGATGCCATCTAGGGGTCATTTGAGGGGCGATCAAGGGCAGAGCAGGAGTGAGGTATCTAAAGGGGCGGAGGAGACAAGCTTTTGGGGAAGAGTCTTGGCCAGCATACGGACAGGGCCGTTAAGAAAATCAGAGAAAACCTGGGAAGACCTGATGCCAAGTAACTGGGCACAGTATAACTTGTCTAGAGCAGGTTTCAGCAACAACATCATGTGTCCGTATGATGATCAGTCATCTACCGTCATACCAGAAAACAAGCCCGATCCTGTTAGCAACAGCAATTCCAACTCTCAGGCTGCACTGTTGTGGCAAAAAGTGGGTGAACGTGAATGTATTCTGTCTCTTATAGAATTTGACATGCGGCCACCGTCTCCTATTAACCTCAGGCGCAGCATTGATAATGCCCTCCATCATGGACAGCTTGTAGCAGGAGGTCTGttcacacctccacctccttcttGGACTCACTCTGTGGGCAGAGACAACACTGATGGGGACGGTGGTACAACTACATTCCCTCCAGCTTATGTTGGGTGGACACTTGATACAGACTCTGTTTCTGCATCTCTAGACCATTTCCAAGTACAGTCACCCAGTGCTATCACTGATTATAGTGGTGGTGATGGGTCTCCAGTTACTGTAAATCAGGGAGAAGAATTCAAGTCGGCGTTCTCAGCAGTGATGCATCAGCATGACTTGTCTGATGACGATGTCACAGACCTCTAA